One Phyllobacterium sp. T1293 DNA window includes the following coding sequences:
- the ku gene encoding non-homologous end joining protein Ku: protein MAPHTFWKGYLKLSLVTCPVIMTPATTDNEKVRFHTLNRATGNRVVSEYIDSVSGKTVDDDDQVKGYERGEDEYIMLEDDELQAVALESTRTIDINVFVPHDSIEWIWYDKPHYLLPDDPVGEEAFSVIRDAMAATKTVGIARLVLYRRERAVMLEARDKGIIVWTLRYGDEVRNENEYFGDIKTAKPEAKSLDLMTDLIKERTKPWDTSMLGDPVQERLLDIISARKKGRKKPPKAEAQPERPSNVVNIMDALKKSLAAEGKGSKKR from the coding sequence ATGGCGCCGCATACTTTTTGGAAGGGCTATCTGAAGTTGTCTCTGGTTACATGTCCCGTGATCATGACACCGGCAACCACAGACAATGAGAAAGTGCGCTTCCATACCCTGAACCGGGCAACCGGCAATCGCGTCGTCAGCGAATACATCGATTCAGTCAGCGGAAAGACCGTTGATGATGACGATCAGGTCAAGGGGTACGAACGCGGCGAAGACGAATATATCATGCTCGAAGATGACGAGTTGCAGGCCGTTGCTCTGGAAAGCACACGCACTATCGACATCAATGTATTCGTTCCGCACGATAGTATTGAATGGATTTGGTATGACAAACCCCATTATCTCCTGCCCGATGATCCCGTCGGCGAAGAAGCTTTCTCTGTCATAAGGGATGCCATGGCGGCTACGAAGACTGTCGGGATTGCACGTCTTGTGCTCTATCGCCGGGAGCGCGCTGTCATGCTGGAAGCACGGGACAAGGGCATTATCGTGTGGACCCTTCGCTATGGCGACGAAGTACGCAATGAAAATGAGTATTTCGGCGACATCAAAACCGCAAAACCCGAAGCAAAATCACTTGATCTCATGACCGATCTGATCAAGGAGCGCACCAAGCCTTGGGATACATCCATGCTTGGTGATCCGGTTCAGGAGCGCCTGCTGGATATTATCAGCGCGCGGAAGAAAGGCCGAAAGAAGCCCCCGAAAGCCGAAGCACAGCCCGAACGTCCAAGCAATGTGGTCAACATTATGGATGCGCTGAAGAAAAGTCTCGCCGCCGAAGGCAAGGGCTCAAAGAAGCGCTGA
- a CDS encoding glycosyltransferase family protein → MSAPRVFFYVQHLLGIGHLARASRIASALAEDGFEVTVVTGGLPVSGFPGPDIRSVALPAVVASNAGFSGLADEHGKPVDEGFLHQRRDLLLQAFHAARPDIVIVEAFPFGRRQMRFELLPLLDTIATASPRPKLLTSVRDILQERTKPGRDEETVGLIKAHFDHVLVHGDPDFVTLPETFPLAAEIADKIIYTGLVAAPVPVLPTDVFDIVVSAGGGAVGLDLVRSALEAARASSYRGRWCLITGPNLPEEDFVGLSNQTADNVTLVRFRKDFPSLLRGAELSISQAGYNTVCDVLQAQCRSILVPFTAGGETEQTVRATRLEELGLAVALPESGLNAAVLGDAMELSLSRPKPGSHKLDLNGAKRTAEILRSLL, encoded by the coding sequence ATGAGCGCACCACGCGTCTTCTTTTACGTTCAACATCTTCTCGGTATCGGTCATCTTGCCCGTGCCAGCCGCATTGCTTCGGCACTGGCTGAGGACGGGTTTGAAGTGACTGTCGTTACTGGTGGATTGCCCGTATCAGGCTTTCCCGGTCCTGATATTAGATCCGTCGCCCTTCCCGCTGTTGTGGCAAGCAATGCTGGCTTCTCCGGGCTGGCCGACGAGCATGGCAAGCCTGTTGACGAGGGTTTTCTGCACCAGCGCCGTGATTTGTTGCTGCAGGCATTTCATGCAGCCCGACCTGATATTGTCATCGTCGAAGCCTTTCCATTCGGTCGCCGCCAAATGCGCTTTGAGCTTCTGCCCTTGCTCGATACCATAGCAACCGCATCGCCTCGGCCCAAACTGCTCACATCCGTGCGGGATATCCTGCAGGAACGCACCAAACCCGGTCGCGACGAGGAAACCGTAGGGCTGATCAAGGCGCATTTCGACCATGTGCTTGTGCATGGCGACCCGGATTTCGTCACCTTGCCGGAGACATTTCCACTGGCGGCCGAAATTGCCGACAAGATCATTTACACCGGCCTGGTTGCAGCACCTGTTCCGGTTTTGCCAACGGACGTTTTCGATATTGTTGTTTCGGCTGGCGGGGGCGCCGTCGGCCTTGATCTCGTGCGCTCGGCACTTGAAGCAGCCAGAGCCTCAAGCTACCGAGGTCGTTGGTGCCTGATCACCGGGCCAAATCTGCCGGAAGAGGATTTTGTCGGTCTCTCGAACCAGACAGCTGACAATGTGACACTCGTGCGGTTTCGCAAGGATTTTCCGTCTCTGCTTCGCGGTGCAGAGCTTTCCATATCGCAAGCGGGATACAATACCGTCTGCGACGTACTCCAAGCGCAATGCCGCTCCATTCTGGTGCCCTTCACCGCAGGAGGGGAAACCGAGCAGACTGTGCGTGCAACACGCCTTGAAGAACTTGGACTGGCTGTAGCCCTGCCGGAAAGCGGTTTGAATGCCGCCGTTCTGGGTGACGCCATGGAGCTTTCACTCTCCCGGCCCAAACCCGGCAGTCACAAGCTCGACCTTAATGGCGCGAAACGCACAGCTGAGATATTGCGGTCTCTGCTTTAA
- a CDS encoding glycosyltransferase family 4 protein, which translates to MPIRRKTLVVLKGYPRLSETFIAQELLGLERAGFDLTLISMRKPTDKKRHPIHDEIKARVVYLPEYLHDEPLRVLRALFAGWSKPGFKPLLRRFWADLRRDLTRNRFRRLGQALVLAHEWPDSGEWLHAHFIHTPASVTAYTSIMTGVPWTCSAHAKDIWTSPDWELTEKLAEARWSVTCTRSGFDHMRELTDRKDEVHLSYHGLDLARFGHFSVVRSNRNGSDIADPVQILSVGRAVEKKGYDVLLQAFALLPAELSWRFVHIGGGDQLAKLKPLAQELGIADRIIWKGALAQEEVLQHYRNADIFALACRIAADGDRDGLPNVLVEASSQNLVCISTNISGVPELLTDRENGFVVPPEDPQSLANALEEAIRQPELRHHLGKAAEQRVREHFDHNSSIRQLTHLFETEWQKTK; encoded by the coding sequence TTGCCCATACGCCGTAAAACACTGGTGGTGCTGAAGGGTTATCCACGCCTGTCGGAAACCTTTATTGCGCAGGAGCTGCTCGGACTGGAGCGTGCAGGGTTCGACCTGACGCTCATCTCCATGCGCAAGCCGACCGACAAGAAGCGGCATCCGATCCATGATGAGATCAAGGCGCGGGTGGTCTATCTGCCCGAATATCTGCACGACGAGCCACTACGGGTGCTGCGCGCGCTCTTTGCAGGCTGGTCAAAGCCAGGCTTCAAACCGCTCCTGCGCCGGTTCTGGGCTGATCTGCGCCGTGACCTCACGCGCAACAGGTTCCGCCGCCTTGGGCAGGCGCTTGTACTTGCCCATGAATGGCCTGATTCCGGTGAATGGCTGCACGCGCATTTCATCCACACCCCTGCCTCGGTGACCGCCTATACGAGCATCATGACCGGTGTGCCATGGACCTGCTCTGCCCATGCCAAGGACATCTGGACCTCGCCGGACTGGGAACTGACGGAGAAGCTGGCCGAAGCACGCTGGAGCGTCACCTGCACGCGCAGCGGCTTTGACCATATGCGCGAGCTGACGGATCGCAAGGATGAAGTGCATCTGAGTTATCACGGCCTTGATCTGGCGCGGTTCGGCCATTTCAGCGTGGTGCGATCCAACCGGAATGGTTCGGATATCGCCGATCCCGTACAGATTTTGAGCGTTGGCCGCGCCGTGGAAAAGAAGGGCTACGATGTCCTGCTGCAGGCTTTCGCTTTGCTGCCCGCTGAACTCAGCTGGAGGTTCGTGCATATTGGCGGCGGCGACCAGTTAGCGAAATTGAAGCCTCTGGCGCAAGAACTTGGCATTGCCGATCGCATCATCTGGAAAGGCGCACTTGCGCAGGAAGAAGTGCTGCAACATTATCGCAACGCCGATATATTTGCGCTGGCGTGCCGCATTGCAGCGGATGGCGACAGGGATGGTCTGCCGAACGTTCTCGTCGAAGCCTCAAGTCAAAACCTTGTCTGTATCTCCACCAACATATCAGGCGTTCCGGAATTGCTGACAGACAGGGAAAATGGTTTTGTGGTGCCACCGGAAGACCCTCAATCCCTTGCCAATGCGCTGGAGGAGGCAATTCGCCAGCCGGAACTGCGCCATCATCTGGGTAAAGCCGCCGAACAAAGAGTGCGCGAACACTTCGATCACAATTCCAGCATCCGGCAATTGACCCACCTGTTCGAAACCGAGTGGCAGAAGACCAAATGA
- a CDS encoding glycosyltransferase family protein, whose translation MMRRFEDARILMYSHDTFGLGHLRRCRTIAHSLVEDYRGLNILIISGATIAGAFDYRARVDFVKVPSVIKLRNGEYTSLARHIDLHETLKMRQSIIRHTAETFQPDIFIVDKEPMGLKGEVEETLAYLKSRGTTLVLGLREVMDAPHLLEAEWKKANVMQKIDQYYDNVWVYGPPDFYDPLVDLDVPAGVRNKMEFVGFLQRSLSHDKASVHVPEGDYILVTTGGGGDGADLVHNVIHAYQQDPTLTHKAFIVLGPYMPAKQRAKLVKKGSKIPYIEVIEFDNRMEELIAGAKAVVAMGGYNTYCEILSFDKPALIVPRIQPREEQLIRAQRASELGLVDMLLPEEAEDPLRLADALKRLPDRAPPSKSGEDMRLEGLVHISKIVGDWLDERQQQQPLAVAE comes from the coding sequence ATGATGCGGCGTTTTGAAGATGCTCGGATCTTGATGTATAGCCATGACACGTTTGGCCTCGGCCACCTCAGACGTTGCAGGACCATCGCCCACTCGCTCGTTGAGGATTATCGCGGGCTCAACATTCTCATCATCTCCGGTGCAACCATTGCCGGGGCGTTTGACTATCGCGCACGGGTTGATTTCGTAAAAGTGCCGAGTGTGATCAAGCTGCGTAATGGTGAATATACATCGCTCGCCCGCCACATCGATCTGCATGAAACGCTGAAAATGCGCCAGTCGATCATCAGGCACACCGCTGAAACGTTTCAACCGGATATTTTCATCGTCGACAAGGAACCGATGGGTCTGAAAGGCGAGGTCGAAGAGACTTTGGCCTATCTCAAGTCGCGCGGCACCACGCTTGTGCTGGGCCTGCGTGAAGTCATGGATGCGCCGCATCTGCTCGAAGCCGAGTGGAAAAAGGCCAATGTGATGCAGAAGATCGATCAGTATTACGACAATGTGTGGGTCTATGGCCCGCCGGATTTCTATGACCCTCTGGTCGATCTCGACGTGCCTGCCGGTGTGCGCAACAAGATGGAATTTGTCGGCTTTCTTCAGCGCAGCCTGTCCCATGACAAGGCCTCCGTTCATGTGCCTGAAGGCGACTACATTCTGGTGACAACGGGTGGTGGCGGTGATGGTGCCGATCTGGTCCACAATGTCATCCATGCCTATCAGCAGGACCCGACGCTGACGCATAAGGCCTTTATTGTGCTTGGGCCCTATATGCCCGCCAAGCAACGGGCCAAGCTGGTGAAAAAAGGCAGCAAAATCCCCTATATCGAAGTCATTGAATTTGATAATCGCATGGAAGAGCTGATTGCCGGGGCCAAAGCTGTGGTGGCCATGGGCGGCTACAACACCTATTGCGAGATCCTGTCATTCGATAAGCCTGCACTGATTGTTCCGCGCATTCAGCCGCGCGAAGAGCAGCTGATCCGCGCGCAGCGTGCTTCAGAGCTTGGCCTTGTCGACATGCTTCTCCCCGAAGAGGCGGAAGATCCACTGCGGCTTGCCGATGCACTCAAGCGACTGCCGGATCGTGCCCCGCCATCCAAGAGCGGCGAAGACATGCGTCTGGAAGGCCTCGTTCATATTTCGAAGATCGTTGGCGACTGGCTGGACGAGCGCCAGCAGCAGCAACCGCTGGCCGTTGCCGAATAA
- a CDS encoding ABC transporter permease produces MTSQLPLPGAPLQHYVSSAPFDPMSVEAMTDAQAKVHLASQTRLMWWKFKRHRLALASGIFLLALYGIIIIAEFLAPYNLHTRNVDFIHSPPQRVRLFHDGKLIGPYVYGREMKLDMESLKRVYTDNTNDVQPLRFFCRGDDYRFWGVVATNVHLVCPAKGGQMFLLGTDRLGRDVLSRIIYGARISLTIGLIGITISFVLGIIIGGLAGYHGGWFDLLVQRVIEVLQSLPSLPLWMALAAIMPVTWSPILIYFGITIILGMLDWTGLARAVRSKILALREEDYVLAAQLMGAKSGRIIGRHLVPGFMSHLIATATISIPGMILGETALSFLGLGLRPPITSWGILLTEARSVSVIAFYPWLLFPMIPVILVILAFNFLGDGLRDAADPYR; encoded by the coding sequence GTGACATCTCAGCTCCCCCTACCCGGCGCACCTTTGCAGCATTATGTCTCGTCAGCCCCGTTTGACCCGATGTCGGTCGAGGCTATGACTGACGCTCAGGCCAAGGTTCATCTTGCCTCGCAAACGCGGCTCATGTGGTGGAAGTTCAAACGCCACAGGCTTGCCCTCGCCTCCGGAATTTTCCTGCTCGCACTCTACGGCATCATCATCATTGCCGAGTTTCTGGCGCCCTATAACCTGCACACACGAAATGTTGATTTCATTCACTCCCCGCCACAGCGGGTCCGGCTGTTTCATGACGGAAAGTTAATTGGACCATACGTGTATGGCCGTGAAATGAAATTGGATATGGAATCGCTGAAACGCGTATACACCGACAACACAAACGATGTGCAGCCGCTGCGCTTCTTCTGCCGTGGCGATGATTACCGTTTCTGGGGCGTCGTGGCGACGAATGTTCATCTGGTCTGTCCCGCCAAAGGTGGGCAGATGTTCCTGCTGGGAACCGACCGGCTGGGACGCGATGTGCTCTCTCGTATCATCTATGGTGCGCGTATTTCGCTGACCATTGGCCTTATCGGCATAACCATCAGTTTCGTTCTCGGTATCATTATCGGCGGACTTGCAGGTTATCATGGTGGCTGGTTCGACCTGCTGGTTCAACGCGTCATCGAAGTGTTGCAATCGCTGCCTAGTCTGCCGCTCTGGATGGCACTGGCCGCCATCATGCCCGTGACGTGGAGCCCGATACTCATCTACTTTGGTATAACCATCATTCTCGGCATGCTGGATTGGACCGGTCTTGCCCGCGCTGTGCGTTCGAAGATTCTAGCACTGCGTGAAGAGGATTATGTTCTCGCTGCCCAGTTGATGGGAGCAAAAAGCGGACGTATTATTGGCCGGCACCTGGTACCTGGCTTCATGTCACATCTGATTGCCACGGCGACCATATCCATTCCGGGCATGATTCTGGGCGAGACAGCACTGAGCTTTCTTGGCCTTGGTCTTCGCCCGCCGATCACCAGTTGGGGAATTCTTTTGACTGAAGCCCGCAGTGTTAGTGTGATCGCATTCTATCCATGGCTTTTATTTCCAATGATTCCAGTCATTCTGGTTATTTTGGCGTTCAATTTTCTGGGAGATGGGTTGCGCGATGCCGCCGACCCCTACAGATAG
- a CDS encoding ABC transporter permease, whose translation MLRYILWRIAAMIPTLLIISALVFVIIELPPGNFFESQIAEMQAQGETVNLQDMEELRHQYGFDQPPVLRYFHWLGGMLQGDFGYSFEYQLPVSDVVGDRLWLTVLVSFVTILFTWLLAFPIGMYSATHQYSWSDYGLTLFGLLGIAIPNFMLALILMYFANIWFGTSIGHLMDQKYLSEPMSWEKARSILSHLWIPVIIVGTAGTAGMIRRLRANLLDELQKQYVMTARAKGLHPFRTLVKYPLRMALNFFVADIGSILPAIISGAEITAIVLSLETTGPMLIKALQSQDMYLAGSFLMFLAFLTVIGVLISDIALAFLDPRIRLQGRSTK comes from the coding sequence ATGCTGCGATATATTCTCTGGCGTATCGCGGCAATGATCCCGACCCTGCTGATCATTTCCGCACTGGTGTTTGTCATCATCGAACTGCCGCCAGGCAACTTCTTTGAAAGCCAGATTGCAGAAATGCAGGCCCAGGGCGAAACCGTCAATCTTCAGGATATGGAAGAACTGCGTCACCAGTACGGTTTTGACCAACCGCCGGTTCTGCGTTATTTCCACTGGCTCGGTGGCATGTTGCAGGGAGATTTTGGTTATTCTTTCGAATATCAGCTGCCGGTCAGCGATGTCGTCGGCGACCGGTTATGGCTGACCGTGCTGGTATCCTTTGTCACCATTCTCTTCACATGGCTGCTCGCCTTTCCCATCGGCATGTATTCGGCAACCCACCAATATAGCTGGAGTGATTACGGTCTGACGCTGTTCGGCCTGCTCGGCATTGCCATACCGAACTTCATGTTGGCGCTGATCCTGATGTATTTTGCCAATATCTGGTTTGGCACATCCATTGGCCACCTGATGGACCAGAAATATCTGAGCGAACCCATGAGCTGGGAAAAGGCAAGGTCCATCCTCTCCCATCTGTGGATTCCGGTCATTATCGTCGGCACGGCGGGCACAGCAGGCATGATCCGACGCTTGCGCGCCAATCTGCTCGATGAATTGCAGAAGCAATATGTCATGACCGCGAGGGCCAAGGGTCTGCACCCCTTCCGAACACTGGTCAAATACCCCTTGCGTATGGCACTGAACTTTTTCGTTGCTGATATCGGTTCGATCCTGCCCGCCATTATATCGGGCGCTGAAATCACTGCAATTGTGCTTTCATTGGAGACAACAGGACCGATGCTGATCAAGGCATTGCAAAGTCAGGATATGTATCTGGCTGGATCGTTCCTGATGTTTTTGGCGTTTCTGACCGTTATTGGCGTGCTCATATCCGATATTGCACTGGCCTTCCTTGATCCGCGTATCCGCTTGCAGGGCAGGAGCACAAAGTGA
- a CDS encoding ABC transporter substrate-binding protein has translation MVTRRTVLGALASAMVPITAKAADREREPEFLEDRLRATSLPPLVQRIPKRPRIINLKAMGRVPGQYGGTLRTIIGSQKDIRFMTIYGYARLVGYDENLVLQPDVLESFQSENDTVFTFTIRDGHKWSDGSPLTADDFSYWWNDVLLNADLTPGGGALELRIDGKLPRFEVLDPLTVRYSWESPNPFFLPSLAAPQALAIVGPSVYLKKFHKDYQDKFRLAALMKENRVKKWADLHIKMARQYRPENPELPVLDPWRNMTAPPAEQFVFERNPFFHRVDENGRQLPYVDRFILNVSSSTIIPAKTGAGESDLQATGVDFADYTFLKDAEKRYPVKVDLWKMIRGSRVAIFPNLNCLDDGWRTMFRDARFRRALSLAIDRHEINMAVFYGLGTPSADTVLPESPLYKPEYAKAWIDFDPDKANALLDEVGMQNRNDDGIRLLPDGRPAEITVETPGESTLDTDVLELVTDHWRKIGLALYTRTSQRDIFRSRAQGGRIMMSIGFGIPNGVATADMNPGQLAPTADDQYQWPVWGRHYLSVGQNGQAPDLPEAQELLDLQHSWRKSAHMPERTEIWHKMLSIYTDQVFSIGLVNGTLQPVLRSSRLQNVPDKGLYGFDPTCYLGIYMPDTFWLSGEK, from the coding sequence TTGGTAACGCGGCGGACTGTATTGGGCGCACTTGCCTCTGCGATGGTTCCGATCACGGCCAAAGCGGCTGATCGCGAGCGCGAACCGGAATTTCTGGAAGATCGGCTGCGTGCCACAAGCCTGCCTCCGCTTGTTCAGCGCATACCAAAGCGGCCAAGGATCATCAATCTGAAAGCGATGGGGCGCGTACCCGGACAATATGGCGGCACGCTGCGTACCATTATCGGTAGTCAGAAAGATATCCGGTTCATGACCATTTACGGCTATGCACGGCTGGTGGGATATGATGAAAATCTCGTCCTGCAACCGGATGTGCTGGAGTCATTCCAATCGGAAAACGATACCGTTTTCACGTTCACCATCCGCGATGGTCACAAATGGTCAGATGGGTCGCCGCTGACAGCTGACGATTTCAGCTATTGGTGGAACGACGTTCTCCTGAATGCCGACCTGACGCCCGGCGGCGGTGCTCTGGAATTGCGCATTGATGGCAAGCTGCCACGCTTCGAAGTTCTCGATCCATTGACGGTGCGCTATTCGTGGGAGTCTCCTAATCCCTTTTTTCTGCCAAGCCTTGCTGCCCCGCAAGCGCTGGCCATTGTGGGCCCTTCGGTCTACCTGAAGAAATTCCACAAGGATTATCAGGACAAATTCCGGCTAGCCGCACTGATGAAGGAAAACCGCGTCAAGAAGTGGGCTGATCTTCACATCAAGATGGCGCGGCAATACCGCCCTGAGAATCCGGAATTGCCGGTGCTTGATCCCTGGCGGAACATGACAGCGCCACCCGCTGAACAGTTCGTTTTCGAGCGCAACCCATTCTTCCATCGCGTTGACGAAAATGGCCGGCAATTGCCCTATGTTGATCGCTTCATCCTGAATGTCAGTTCATCGACAATCATTCCTGCGAAAACCGGTGCGGGTGAAAGCGATCTGCAGGCCACCGGTGTTGATTTTGCAGATTATACTTTCCTGAAGGACGCGGAAAAACGTTATCCGGTAAAAGTCGATCTATGGAAAATGATCCGTGGCTCACGCGTTGCCATATTTCCTAATCTGAACTGCCTCGATGATGGTTGGCGCACGATGTTTCGCGATGCGCGATTCCGCCGGGCGCTTTCTCTGGCAATCGACAGGCACGAGATCAATATGGCCGTATTCTACGGTCTGGGAACACCGAGCGCAGACACGGTGCTGCCGGAAAGCCCGCTTTACAAACCGGAATATGCAAAAGCCTGGATTGATTTCGATCCTGACAAAGCCAATGCGCTGCTCGACGAAGTGGGCATGCAAAACCGTAACGATGACGGCATCCGTCTTTTACCCGATGGTCGCCCTGCGGAAATCACCGTCGAAACGCCGGGCGAGAGCACGCTTGATACGGATGTGCTTGAACTTGTAACCGACCATTGGCGCAAAATAGGACTGGCGCTTTATACCCGCACCTCCCAGCGCGATATTTTCCGCAGCCGTGCTCAGGGCGGCCGTATCATGATGTCGATCGGGTTTGGCATTCCCAATGGCGTGGCGACCGCTGATATGAACCCGGGACAATTGGCTCCAACGGCGGATGACCAGTACCAGTGGCCCGTATGGGGCAGGCATTATCTCTCCGTCGGACAGAATGGGCAGGCACCCGATCTGCCCGAAGCACAGGAGCTTCTCGACCTGCAACACAGCTGGCGTAAATCCGCCCATATGCCTGAAAGAACTGAGATATGGCACAAAATGCTGTCGATCTATACGGATCAGGTGTTTTCCATAGGTCTGGTCAATGGGACATTGCAACCCGTCCTGCGCTCCTCCCGCCTGCAAAACGTTCCAGACAAGGGGCTCTACGGTTTTGATCCCACCTGCTATCTCGGAATTTACATGCCTGACACCTTCTGGCTCAGCGGGGAGAAATAG
- a CDS encoding ABC transporter ATP-binding protein → MTSGSDLLRIENLGISFSMLGGRMHVVKGANLRILPGKVTALVGESGSGKSVISQSVMGILPNTAAVTGKILFTDPVDGKTTDILQLERDGPEIRALRGSRMAKIFQEPMTSLSPLHTVGNQISEVLAIHTQATKSERRTQTEEMLGLVGFSNRKRTYDMYPFELSGGMRQRAMIAMALICRPALLIADEPTTALDVTIQAQILELLRNLQHKLNMAMLLITHDLGVVANMADEVVVIYHGEIMEAGPVDAIFRNPQHTYLKGLMAAIPHFDMKPGERLKALREVPVNSGALWGKKKQEEAAPEVLLSVRNLVKTYGIRKSGLFGKQDQTRIRAVDGVSFDIRRGECLGLVGESGSGKTTVSKILMRAITPDSGSITFDDGKGKLDVLAAQGPKLLELRTKIQMVFQDPVSSLSPRMTVQNILSEPLEIHGRGDKTSRLEKVRALMQAIGLDQRYLNRYPHSFSGGQRQRIGIARALALGPKLLICDEPVSALDVSVQAQILNLLKDLQKELGLTYLFISHNLAVVDYMADRIAVMCAGRIVEIAPREIILRDPVHPYTKALLAAIPFPDLDRPLDFKTLRASGASDQRLWGPQFSSGEEEDPLSPADLGNGHLVLARRNVDVKELRSW, encoded by the coding sequence ATGACGTCGGGGTCTGATCTTTTACGAATCGAGAATCTCGGCATATCGTTTTCGATGCTGGGTGGGCGTATGCATGTCGTGAAGGGCGCAAATCTGCGCATCCTTCCGGGCAAAGTGACCGCGCTGGTGGGTGAATCCGGTTCGGGAAAATCTGTCATCAGCCAATCGGTTATGGGTATCCTGCCCAATACGGCCGCTGTGACGGGTAAAATCCTGTTCACTGATCCGGTTGACGGCAAAACCACGGATATTTTGCAACTGGAGCGCGATGGCCCTGAGATAAGAGCCCTGCGCGGCAGCCGTATGGCCAAGATATTTCAGGAGCCTATGACCTCGCTGTCGCCGCTGCACACGGTTGGCAATCAGATCAGCGAAGTTCTGGCAATTCATACGCAGGCGACCAAATCCGAGCGCCGTACGCAGACCGAGGAAATGCTTGGACTGGTCGGGTTTTCCAATCGGAAGCGCACCTATGATATGTACCCGTTTGAGTTGTCAGGCGGTATGCGGCAGCGCGCGATGATTGCAATGGCTCTGATCTGCCGCCCTGCCCTGCTCATTGCGGATGAGCCGACAACAGCGCTTGATGTGACCATTCAGGCGCAGATTCTCGAATTGCTGCGCAATCTCCAGCACAAGCTTAACATGGCCATGTTGCTGATCACCCATGATCTGGGCGTGGTTGCCAATATGGCTGACGAAGTCGTTGTCATCTATCACGGCGAGATCATGGAAGCTGGGCCCGTTGACGCGATCTTCCGTAACCCGCAGCACACCTATCTCAAGGGTCTCATGGCGGCTATTCCGCATTTTGATATGAAACCCGGCGAACGTCTGAAGGCGCTGCGCGAAGTTCCTGTCAATTCCGGCGCCCTGTGGGGCAAGAAAAAGCAAGAGGAAGCCGCCCCCGAGGTGCTTCTCTCAGTGCGCAATCTCGTAAAAACCTACGGAATTCGAAAATCCGGGCTTTTCGGCAAGCAGGATCAAACCCGTATACGCGCTGTTGATGGTGTCAGTTTCGATATCCGGCGCGGCGAATGCCTTGGCCTTGTCGGCGAAAGCGGTTCAGGCAAGACGACAGTCAGCAAGATATTGATGCGGGCCATCACCCCCGACAGTGGTTCCATCACTTTTGACGATGGCAAAGGCAAGCTCGATGTTCTCGCAGCACAGGGGCCAAAGCTTCTGGAGTTGCGCACCAAAATTCAGATGGTTTTCCAAGATCCGGTTTCATCGCTGTCACCGCGCATGACGGTGCAGAACATTCTGAGCGAGCCGCTGGAAATTCACGGACGCGGTGACAAGACCTCCCGCCTTGAGAAAGTGCGCGCGCTGATGCAGGCCATTGGTCTGGACCAGCGATACCTTAATCGTTATCCGCACAGTTTCTCCGGCGGGCAGCGCCAGCGTATCGGCATTGCGCGGGCTCTGGCACTCGGACCGAAATTGCTCATCTGCGACGAGCCTGTCTCGGCGCTCGATGTTTCTGTTCAGGCGCAGATTCTCAATCTTCTGAAAGATTTGCAGAAGGAGCTGGGCCTGACATATCTGTTCATTTCCCATAACCTTGCGGTTGTTGACTATATGGCGGATCGCATCGCCGTTATGTGTGCCGGGCGGATCGTCGAAATAGCACCACGCGAAATCATCCTGCGTGATCCTGTTCATCCCTATACAAAGGCGCTTCTGGCAGCGATACCCTTCCCGGATCTCGACCGCCCGCTCGATTTCAAGACACTCAGGGCCAGCGGCGCGTCGGATCAGCGGCTTTGGGGGCCACAATTCTCCAGCGGAGAGGAAGAAGACCCGCTTTCACCAGCCGATCTCGGCAATGGCCATCTGGTGCTGGCACGGCGCAATGTTGACGTTAAGGAACTACGCTCTTGGTAA